The following DNA comes from Janthinobacterium sp. TB1-E2.
CTGTTGGCGTGGGCAAAGTGCAGTTGCGGGAGGGTCATCGTGGGACGGTGCCGGTGAATGCGATAGGCAATTGTAATGGCATGCCGGCAAGACGGATCAGAGGAAGGCCTCTAATTGCCCGTGCGCCGGCGCCATGCCGGGCACGAACGAAGCCAGCACTTCGCCGAGCTCGGCCATCGATTCGACTACACAGAATGCCCCATCAAATGCATGCTCGCGGTTCATGTGATTGCGCACGATGATGCATTCGAGCCCCGCTGCATTGGCGGCGCGCAAGCCGCGCGGCGAGTCTTCCACGGCCACGCAGTCGGCGGCGGCCAGGCCCAGGCGCTGCAAGCCCAGCTCGTAGCCGTCGGGCGCCGGCTTGCTTTCGCCATACATTTCACGCGTTAGCACGAAGTCGAAGTGCTGCAGCAAGCCCGTGGCCGCATGGCTGATCCGGAAATGCTGTTCGTAAGCACTGGTGACCACGCCCATGACCACGTGCGGACGCAGCGCCGCCAGTACTTGCCCGATGCCGGGCATGGCCAGCCGGCGCGCCTGGCGCAAGCGTTCGGCAAACAGCACCGTGCGCTCGGCCCGCAGGCGCTCGACCAGTTCGATCTCGTGGCCCTGCCCCAGCAGCACATGCCAGGCGCCGTAGTTATTGTCCAGGAACCAGTCAAAGAATTGCTTTGGCGTCAGGTCTATGCCGTAAGGCAAGAGCAAGTCGCGGTTGCTTTCGTAAAACAGCTGTTCGGTATCGACCAGCACGCCATCGTTGTCCCACAGCACGCCCTGGATGGTTTTCATGGCTTGTTATCGTTCAAAAACTTACTTGAAGAAGATGTCGTAGGACAACTTGACGATCAGCAGCACCAGGAGCACGAGGAACAGGATGCGCACGAAGGCGGCGCCGCGACGCACGGCGATCCAGGTGCCCGTCAGCGCGCCCAGGATATTGCATACGGCCATCGGTGCGGCCACCGCATACACCACGTGGCCGGCGGGAATGAAGAAGGCCAGCGCGGCCACGTTGGTGGCGATATTCACCAGCTTCGAGCAGGCCGAGGCAAGGATGAAATCGAAGCCGAAGACGCGGATGAACAGGAAAATCAAAAAGCTGCCCGTACCTGGCCCGAACAGGCCGTCATAAAAGCCGATGGCGCCGCCGATGACGATGGCGAGGATGCGTTCGCGCGGACCGATGGGACGCGCTTCGCGGGTCGTGCCGAAATCCTTCTTGATGAAGGTGTAGATGGCCATGATGATGATCAACACCAGCACCATCGGGCGCACCACTTGCTGCGGCACGTAGGACACGGCCGCCGCGCCGATGAAGGACATGACAAAGGCGCTGGCCACGGCCGGCAGCACCAGCAGCCACGGGATATGCACCTTGCCGACAAACGAGCGGGCGGCAAACGTGGTGCCGCAGGCGGAGGCCAGTTTATTCGTGCCCAGCAAGGACGTCGAGGCCATGTTCGGCATCAGGTTGAACAGGGCAGGCAGCTGTATCAGTCCGCCCCCACCTACGGCGGCATCGATGAGGCCGGCAAAGAAGGCAAATAAACACAGCAGCGAGATGGTCAGCATGATAGGCAATATGGAATGATCGACAGCGGCAGTATAGGCGCCGTGGATTTTTTCCGATGCAACTTCAAATTGCGGAAAACGCAATCAGGCGTAACGCTTGACGGAATGCGCCCCATGCGGTCTACTGGCCTCTTTTGCCGGGAGTCACGATGTCGATGAAACTGATGTGGGAGATCCGCGCCTTCTGCACCGTGGTGGAAAAGCGCAGCTTCATCCACGCGGCGCGCATGCTGGGGCGCTCGCCGTCGGCCGTCACGCGCGCCATCCAGTTCCTCGAGGAAGCCATCGGCGCCGAGCTGATCCTGCGCACGCAAAAGCAGTTCACCCTGACGACGGCCGGCGAAACATATTACGCGTCGGCCAAGCACTTGCTGGAAACGCAGGCCGAGGCGGAAGACCAATTGGCCGAGCTAAGCAACTCGCCGCAAGGCTGGGTGCGCCTCTCGGCGCCGGAAATTTTGTCGCTGGGCTTCTTGCCGAAAGTGGTAGCGCAATTTTCGCGCGACTACCCGAACGTCTCGGTGGACATCCATTTCTCGGACAAATCGATCGACCCCATCCAGGAAAAGCTCGATTTCGCCATCCGCGGCGCCTTCCCCCAGTCGAGCGAGCTGATCGGCTACCCCCTGTGGAACTACCGCCGCTACATGTACGCCTCGCCCGACTATATAGCCCGCATGGGCGCGCCCGAGGAACCGGAAGAGCTGGCCGGCCACGACATCATCATGCACTCGGCCCCCCGCATCCTGCGCGACTGGCACTTCGTTTCCGGCGAACGCAACGTGCGCTACCAGGTGCAGCCACGCTTCCGCTTCACCTCGGGCATCGCCACTTTCCAGGCCGCCCTGGAAGGCGCCGGCATCGTGCGCCTGGCCAGCTGGCTGGCGGAACCCGCCGTGGCCGCCGGCACCCTGCGCCGGGTCTGCACGGCGTACCGGCTGACGTCGTCAAAGGAACTCGATCCCAGCATCCATGCGGTATACGGCACGTCGAGGATGGCCAAGGGAGCGCGGCTGTTTCTCGAATATGTGCGGCAGCGGGGGCTGGAGATACCGGATGAAAGGATGCAATGGCTATCTGATTAACCGATTTCCAAGTCACGATTCAGAAGTTGCCTTCCGCTCTGATCGCGAGCGCTTTCCCTCCTTTTGCGCGGATATGGTCTTAAGGGCCGCAAGAATCTGTTGAAGGTCCCGGATACCTGTTCTAACAATCAGTGCACCGGACAGTACGCCTATTACAGTGGCTGACACATAAATTTCAGCATACTGCCTCACAGCCATAGGCAATCCTAAGGCATCACCTTTTAACATCAATACCAATGCGGTTCCCAGCAAACCAAAGATACGGGCTATATCGAGCCACTTCTCCCACACAATTAGATAGGCATCCAATCGTCTATATTGCCCGATTAAAACTGCGTTCGGAATGGCCCGAAACCTAGCAACGAGGTCACGCTCTCTAAAATACTGCCGGTCCAATTGCTGGGCCATAAATTTACTAGGGCTCGTTAAACTTCGAATC
Coding sequences within:
- a CDS encoding LysR family transcriptional regulator, which gives rise to MSMKLMWEIRAFCTVVEKRSFIHAARMLGRSPSAVTRAIQFLEEAIGAELILRTQKQFTLTTAGETYYASAKHLLETQAEAEDQLAELSNSPQGWVRLSAPEILSLGFLPKVVAQFSRDYPNVSVDIHFSDKSIDPIQEKLDFAIRGAFPQSSELIGYPLWNYRRYMYASPDYIARMGAPEEPEELAGHDIIMHSAPRILRDWHFVSGERNVRYQVQPRFRFTSGIATFQAALEGAGIVRLASWLAEPAVAAGTLRRVCTAYRLTSSKELDPSIHAVYGTSRMAKGARLFLEYVRQRGLEIPDERMQWLSD
- a CDS encoding sulfite exporter TauE/SafE family protein, producing the protein MLTISLLCLFAFFAGLIDAAVGGGGLIQLPALFNLMPNMASTSLLGTNKLASACGTTFAARSFVGKVHIPWLLVLPAVASAFVMSFIGAAAVSYVPQQVVRPMVLVLIIIMAIYTFIKKDFGTTREARPIGPRERILAIVIGGAIGFYDGLFGPGTGSFLIFLFIRVFGFDFILASACSKLVNIATNVAALAFFIPAGHVVYAVAAPMAVCNILGALTGTWIAVRRGAAFVRILFLVLLVLLIVKLSYDIFFK
- a CDS encoding HAD family hydrolase, whose protein sequence is MKTIQGVLWDNDGVLVDTEQLFYESNRDLLLPYGIDLTPKQFFDWFLDNNYGAWHVLLGQGHEIELVERLRAERTVLFAERLRQARRLAMPGIGQVLAALRPHVVMGVVTSAYEQHFRISHAATGLLQHFDFVLTREMYGESKPAPDGYELGLQRLGLAAADCVAVEDSPRGLRAANAAGLECIIVRNHMNREHAFDGAFCVVESMAELGEVLASFVPGMAPAHGQLEAFL